A stretch of Desulfobacter hydrogenophilus DNA encodes these proteins:
- a CDS encoding LysM peptidoglycan-binding domain-containing protein: protein MDQQLKKIRDGFANAPSGPVTINAAFWTAAGVTPPEGFDDTIKAAYRLPESAAGLVVNYDRQNVSEVIDNRFSVTGVTLIFLNSGDNAASAVIEGIGTGGTPTLGIDVTPPDGWNLGTLFTYMAAAGWPLSWLLENKQLFYFTTADADKIERLKTNLPVIKGQNIYGEMGVPDSAKLLFSLVSGFSYPSGNLPASGPIVLNKALGVDSPTPPEEESVILYPDFDYTAFIPESSPLALLFLKVSKPRLSIVVTTSEEKDDDGKTFYDQRPAFGFALEMTLVGMDGIEVPMLLAAQVGLPVDPKKSKANSYYQFSVARVDDDHRITPTAIVSLMAGQSYFSQTPPVLQQYLSAVEMLGFTMAGRIGVAYPDSIGLVIGSDGGPPPLFTDPGNSQPFEIKSFALNWRMLNPLDAKTRQSMVSFETIFTLFPTIFKQKNGDDGGEFSVLIDQDLNMEGRFDGTASLDDILSGITGGAVGMPEGVSASFSDIYTTISPSQKSYSFGFTVDAEIDIPFISYDGKPLVQLVGMTFQLAAVTPAKKDPSDNAATVYTGAIDGVAIVGPVSLNIGVNYDEAGDPPTWKMKTSLANNIDLIELTNQFFEAYGLPEFLPGKLTVEAFNLEATVPVVKKSQTANQLGSGRARSAVASWRTPLRQPLRSAHRHLSAALASTENAQPKSSYLISGKLRWEFPLTPEIPVKITADMGLNYDGNRAITPVDQRFAGWVIGTLEIDLIGSVEIGYRFGPSDADSGSSTLRLPLTTELAEAAATGDSKTLWMAWNGFRAAYDFVEQQVTFSLTGWTLGQLIESMVQMVADPYFTLASPWDLLNKISLSGLSLSFDLKKDEIKPFVSRVSCNYALPSSLNLGFMTIKGFKLRQIDGSTTLLIDGVTDIPGVKNSPLFNSSQNDGKGQDVQNMPSVPGQGNKLFDLRLLALGQRVAIYDPGSDMRTTKAVIAALEKVPASSGKDLPFDPSKQVTGQPYYHQSSNWLAAMHFGILEIPGFKPRQFTLDMMIVFNDPDMYGLRIEMAGEKAKALAGLAIDILYKKVTDDIGLYQIDFTFPSILRNLDFGAVSVVLPSIGIQIYTNGDFLIDLGFPHNNNFSRSFTFQAIIYGVPVLGSGGLYFGKLSNATAKGIPQTTKGAFSSVILFGLGAQIGLGRYIDKGVFKAGFSITIFGIIEGTIAAWHPYEKSGEPQEKGLVQGDYYFKLAGTFGIIGKLYGTVDFGIIFANVNLTVEVYMKIVYESYCAIPLSLTARVSVSASVNINLGVFKITISFSFKLTITETLTIGSDQRNLSPWYDGASVQRLRLGDLALAGPPLRLNFSGATKRSLATAPRVSVAATAFTKFSVIAPENSGYDAQEGAGVLLFAIDAPVATSSGSGANTSFGKLNKAFFGWLVNHIEETEYAGPLPTAGEATTTRVHLEAMLALLSDPLNQPFSAYDLNTFFADNCDVTISGPTVESQKALADGSVIFPAFSFFKMTVPNPNGVEPPTVNLWFGQYTTADDAYQEAVRLLFASVAANVEAEGKKDKLSVKAAPGGNAEPMADLVYVNYFVLLARQLVQSAIDAFDDYAYPLKGMESINDILSWGRDLGNVDLTPEDVVGGNMSYPLAANKKIVIGDVHHTIQASDTLSAVASRYSDDAASDKRWTTTVASLITWNANQNNLILAGKKIELKVGGVSMIYTTKPGDSFNSLAEAFGITIDALSEETTLYGIEGVLAPGIVLPISPISYTTASGDSDTLQSVLERFASPLDAFLSVEENLSAAGLFSMDGNLRFAIVNLTTLDVDDIWDVILRTDTLGQIAGIASRFMMHGMRLPNDRGLALSTGFLYGSPYWPDTQSAYGLYQLTGQQFPLSANGTTVSLTFSDATGPSWLTFNDGAGVNFDISDQINLANAVTTWAKNNGYKPKTTINREPGMVLSPRKFTMASRSPWTGSNVAELARVTAIPSGSDAAAAATENAPQGQPYLWALSSGLMTSLADRQKRLTALCANVADMTPYLPLMFPVVSVTDPASSTTGYLPIKGYTLATRIDFRVKRLAQLDDLAPPLPDANDIVPPGPGNDGSNARALAPFAYELVGPSPADAILLQRMLTAIDSLGEKTLSDIFLLYNDESDGSNGLMNRGKSEFLSFIVQSNLSTETNPPPILFAAKDAAKDEKVSGIANSPTDFVKLMWELSTVNQGGYYLYYQSFKEGDGLPPGIFDDSGIAVLTIVITLARNEASPVGQRVFDFCNALVTVDTIDPERSIVALEGVSDPAVGKPLLGTETLDELSACYGVNLGALARSNRTVMFASGAVIPIAGLYRELTPDDCAGGKDPIQMLADYYSEGAIEPITKQDILDYNPGTKVESLSVFRIPAFNYRVEPAAAPGASFAALGDYYGISNDALGYQARNVARLFPAGAVLTIDTVVFDAQQNLGCGNTGMSVLRERGFEPDPSHSDTYPINELLQLYQLLSTNIRENAFYNRSPNTASFGPQDMDDTHHEPNGTEARMLKSSLNREYPKPRRLSRSFRASQDSHFLYQQAVAANNAFATLNAAVVPESAILPQPDDNPYRGVGGILQFNLSWQDLFGNQIPNPLSFPQPGDPPPYSGFPMPILYTDTLIPIEQWSNTETGYRYQGTKGLPELVVNFTLNVKPYLPNDTNTFALRRLNATRHGADEPIWLQNAKADLAVYTRVFYQLTQNYDAAGVPGLSGNAVSIRLVNTLLSDRTGSQPEGLHSSLVNYVEQCVLYLQAIVAAGTPVEAPSAVLTASVQLKDVSDDDIIQVSVALVLERQGLLCDPALRGLGNLGLRVESIIPAVTEAPASTVQSDVIDQDTDTTPSLVPFARGMESVFATDDWCLRIGVGSVDPASTVQSRTPSLWAVRMSLSGATSASGLDFTIGANPLHYAPRLVATALKTFNADIAPYETGQPFPAGNPQRISFSGVDPNQWYADFLTAVDTFLTPPYTTSVFVFDKLLNLDDGANASGNKGYLAKMLDYKADLAESMATTLLSIYANSSDNSHLKRAAAEKFKQALLGKLSTANTLTSISVFPVTGAKYDKSLNKDVVSPPRFYGQPQATTVKDPEQKKNNYSFSTAKVPLTKSTEEGNSALAFLFDSRHATRGAFVTMDLAYSLTHLEFDIRNVSGIKKYEQSNWISFLTGPYKRHIGDAGKDFTFPILLRALPTPPTMVAQSGSPIKTSKDGYAAVSDGAEASDLRRWSYEFSYLGSRAAQDRMLVTVEFNRPPDTKDILNASSKSTAEELYRALAQFQAIYPAVAQDLDTYLRPLNGDSDPTAQEMLDAQYALAALDNVVKNVTDKYKAWVNSSIKMAEDESAPRVVYQFEVGLNESTDADNRAIVEVVPLSFTLDNKSATNFLPVAHVEVDPKNYDAELVSSTEAGFATYQYRLKDDNGEEPTYLSYDKALTIAKRTIQFPRLDLFALQSGWSAVQVTRNQRLSPEGGPETSKEFTFLSDEVRFADPMRPLLVYPSFPLGTGNKPESMKTWLSNFFTLLLTPDTTIPFTQSILIKLEARYSYRTAELVADLPCTILPLSLLPPTNTEGKISPPFVTAVATAVQHWFDTAYPVVGTSSAFSFQLSVFSDSGKNDMPILQVRNLTIPAALVSHQGNKNTQVSGH from the coding sequence ATGGATCAGCAATTAAAAAAAATACGTGACGGATTCGCCAATGCGCCTTCAGGGCCAGTGACCATCAACGCCGCCTTCTGGACGGCCGCCGGCGTCACGCCGCCGGAAGGATTTGACGATACCATCAAGGCCGCTTATCGTCTACCCGAGTCCGCCGCCGGATTGGTGGTTAATTATGACCGACAGAATGTATCGGAGGTCATCGACAATCGTTTCAGCGTCACTGGCGTCACCCTGATTTTCCTCAACTCCGGCGACAACGCCGCGAGTGCCGTCATCGAAGGGATCGGCACCGGGGGAACCCCGACCCTCGGGATCGATGTCACGCCTCCGGACGGATGGAATCTCGGCACATTGTTTACCTACATGGCCGCCGCCGGCTGGCCGCTTTCATGGTTGCTTGAAAACAAGCAGTTGTTCTATTTCACCACGGCTGACGCTGACAAGATTGAACGACTTAAAACCAACCTGCCGGTTATCAAAGGCCAAAACATTTACGGAGAGATGGGCGTTCCCGACTCGGCCAAGCTGTTGTTTTCTCTTGTAAGTGGTTTCAGCTATCCATCGGGGAATCTGCCGGCATCCGGTCCCATCGTTTTGAACAAAGCTCTCGGCGTCGATTCCCCAACGCCGCCTGAAGAGGAGAGCGTCATCCTCTACCCTGATTTCGACTACACCGCCTTCATTCCGGAATCGAGCCCGCTTGCGCTGCTATTCCTAAAGGTGAGCAAGCCTCGGCTCTCCATTGTGGTAACGACATCGGAAGAAAAAGACGACGATGGAAAAACATTCTACGATCAAAGACCGGCCTTTGGATTTGCCCTTGAGATGACGCTCGTCGGAATGGATGGTATCGAGGTTCCAATGCTGCTCGCCGCCCAGGTCGGCCTGCCGGTCGATCCGAAAAAGAGCAAGGCGAACTCTTACTACCAGTTCTCTGTCGCGCGGGTTGACGACGACCATCGGATTACACCGACGGCCATCGTTTCTCTCATGGCGGGGCAGTCGTACTTCAGTCAGACGCCGCCTGTCCTGCAGCAATATCTATCTGCAGTGGAGATGCTCGGCTTTACCATGGCCGGACGAATCGGCGTGGCCTATCCCGATTCCATCGGTCTGGTTATCGGCAGCGACGGTGGACCGCCCCCACTGTTCACCGACCCGGGCAACAGTCAACCATTCGAGATAAAATCGTTCGCCCTCAACTGGCGGATGCTCAATCCACTCGATGCAAAGACCCGCCAAAGCATGGTCTCGTTTGAAACAATTTTCACTCTGTTTCCCACAATTTTTAAACAAAAGAACGGGGATGACGGCGGTGAGTTTTCCGTGCTGATCGACCAGGATCTGAACATGGAGGGTCGGTTTGACGGAACCGCGTCTCTTGACGATATTTTGAGCGGCATCACCGGCGGTGCGGTCGGCATGCCGGAAGGGGTGTCCGCTTCCTTTTCAGATATATACACCACCATCTCGCCTTCTCAAAAAAGCTACAGCTTCGGCTTCACCGTCGACGCGGAAATCGATATTCCGTTCATCTCGTATGACGGCAAGCCGCTGGTGCAACTGGTCGGAATGACATTCCAGCTGGCCGCCGTGACGCCGGCTAAAAAGGATCCGTCCGACAACGCAGCAACGGTCTACACAGGCGCCATTGATGGTGTGGCCATTGTCGGACCGGTCTCTTTGAATATCGGTGTAAACTACGACGAAGCCGGCGATCCTCCTACCTGGAAGATGAAAACCTCGTTGGCGAACAACATTGACCTGATCGAGTTGACCAATCAGTTTTTCGAGGCGTACGGTCTTCCCGAGTTCCTGCCTGGAAAACTGACGGTGGAAGCATTTAATCTTGAAGCAACAGTTCCTGTTGTGAAAAAGAGTCAAACAGCTAATCAACTTGGGTCCGGCCGCGCACGATCGGCGGTTGCCAGCTGGCGCACGCCGCTACGCCAGCCTCTTCGCAGCGCACATCGACATCTCAGCGCTGCTTTGGCCTCAACCGAAAACGCCCAACCCAAATCTTCGTACCTGATCTCGGGAAAGCTGCGGTGGGAATTTCCTTTGACGCCGGAGATACCGGTGAAAATAACCGCCGACATGGGGTTGAACTACGACGGCAATCGCGCCATAACTCCTGTCGATCAGCGGTTCGCCGGATGGGTCATCGGCACCCTCGAAATCGATCTCATCGGATCAGTGGAGATCGGCTATCGGTTCGGACCGTCCGATGCCGACAGCGGCAGCTCAACTCTGCGGTTGCCGCTGACCACTGAGCTGGCCGAGGCAGCTGCAACGGGAGACAGCAAGACACTCTGGATGGCATGGAACGGTTTTCGGGCAGCCTACGATTTTGTAGAACAGCAAGTCACTTTCTCGCTGACCGGGTGGACTTTAGGACAGCTCATCGAGTCTATGGTTCAGATGGTGGCAGACCCCTACTTCACGCTCGCCTCTCCCTGGGATCTGCTCAACAAAATATCGTTGAGTGGACTCTCCCTCTCTTTCGATCTGAAAAAGGACGAGATCAAGCCCTTTGTCAGCCGCGTCTCGTGCAATTATGCGCTTCCCTCTTCCCTCAACCTGGGATTTATGACCATCAAGGGATTCAAGCTCCGGCAGATCGACGGTTCGACCACGCTCCTCATCGACGGCGTCACCGATATCCCCGGCGTCAAGAATTCTCCGCTTTTCAATTCGAGTCAAAACGACGGCAAGGGGCAGGATGTCCAAAATATGCCGTCCGTGCCGGGACAGGGGAACAAGCTGTTCGACCTGCGCCTGTTGGCTCTGGGACAGCGAGTGGCCATCTACGATCCCGGGTCCGACATGCGGACGACCAAGGCAGTGATTGCCGCGCTTGAAAAAGTCCCTGCCAGCAGCGGAAAAGATCTTCCCTTCGACCCGTCCAAACAAGTCACAGGGCAACCCTACTATCACCAATCGAGTAACTGGTTGGCCGCCATGCATTTTGGAATCCTCGAGATTCCCGGTTTCAAGCCGAGACAATTTACGCTTGATATGATGATCGTTTTCAACGATCCGGACATGTATGGTCTACGGATTGAAATGGCAGGGGAGAAGGCCAAGGCGCTGGCCGGTCTCGCCATTGACATTTTATACAAAAAAGTCACCGACGACATCGGGTTGTACCAGATCGATTTTACGTTTCCGTCGATTCTGCGCAACCTCGATTTTGGTGCCGTTTCGGTCGTACTCCCCTCCATCGGCATCCAGATTTATACCAACGGTGACTTTCTGATCGATCTCGGCTTCCCTCACAATAACAATTTCAGTCGGTCGTTTACCTTTCAGGCTATTATCTACGGCGTGCCGGTGCTCGGTTCCGGCGGGCTCTATTTCGGCAAGCTATCGAACGCCACGGCAAAAGGGATTCCTCAAACCACGAAGGGGGCGTTCAGTTCCGTGATTCTCTTCGGACTCGGCGCTCAAATCGGCCTCGGGCGTTACATCGACAAAGGTGTTTTCAAAGCCGGCTTTTCCATTACGATTTTCGGTATTATCGAAGGAACCATTGCCGCCTGGCACCCCTACGAAAAGTCAGGCGAACCGCAGGAGAAGGGGCTCGTCCAGGGAGACTACTATTTCAAACTGGCGGGAACTTTTGGGATCATTGGCAAACTCTACGGAACGGTCGACTTCGGTATTATCTTTGCCAATGTCAACCTGACCGTGGAAGTGTACATGAAGATTGTTTACGAGTCATACTGCGCCATTCCTCTGTCGCTGACGGCCCGGGTCAGTGTTAGCGCCTCGGTTAACATCAACCTTGGTGTGTTCAAAATCACCATATCGTTTTCGTTCAAGCTAACCATCACCGAAACACTGACCATCGGAAGCGACCAGCGAAATCTCTCTCCATGGTACGACGGCGCCTCCGTGCAGCGCCTTCGGCTTGGTGATTTGGCATTGGCGGGACCGCCGCTTCGGCTCAATTTTTCCGGGGCAACGAAACGCAGTTTGGCCACGGCGCCAAGAGTTTCCGTGGCAGCCACCGCCTTTACCAAGTTCTCAGTTATCGCTCCGGAAAACTCGGGATATGATGCTCAGGAGGGAGCAGGCGTTCTTCTATTCGCCATTGACGCTCCGGTTGCCACAAGCTCCGGCTCCGGTGCCAACACATCCTTCGGCAAACTCAATAAGGCGTTCTTTGGTTGGCTCGTCAACCACATAGAGGAGACGGAATACGCAGGGCCGCTTCCAACGGCAGGTGAAGCTACAACTACAAGGGTTCACCTCGAAGCGATGCTTGCTCTCCTCTCCGATCCGTTAAATCAGCCTTTTTCGGCCTATGATCTCAACACCTTCTTCGCCGACAACTGCGATGTTACCATCAGCGGTCCGACAGTAGAAAGTCAGAAGGCGTTGGCTGACGGGTCGGTAATTTTTCCGGCGTTTTCTTTCTTTAAGATGACTGTTCCCAATCCGAACGGCGTCGAGCCCCCTACCGTCAATCTTTGGTTCGGTCAATACACTACAGCGGACGATGCTTATCAAGAGGCGGTGCGACTCCTGTTTGCATCGGTGGCCGCGAATGTCGAGGCCGAGGGTAAAAAAGACAAATTGTCGGTCAAGGCCGCTCCCGGCGGAAACGCTGAACCCATGGCCGATCTGGTATACGTCAACTACTTTGTTTTACTGGCCCGGCAATTGGTCCAATCGGCCATTGACGCTTTTGACGACTACGCCTACCCGTTGAAAGGCATGGAGTCGATCAATGATATTCTTTCATGGGGCCGGGATCTCGGAAACGTGGACCTGACTCCCGAGGATGTAGTCGGCGGCAACATGAGCTATCCCCTCGCCGCCAACAAGAAAATCGTTATCGGAGACGTTCACCATACGATTCAAGCGTCCGACACGTTGAGCGCCGTCGCTTCTCGCTACAGCGATGACGCGGCTTCGGATAAACGGTGGACAACAACGGTGGCAAGCCTGATCACCTGGAACGCGAACCAAAACAACCTAATTCTTGCCGGGAAAAAGATTGAGCTGAAAGTAGGCGGCGTATCCATGATCTACACCACAAAACCGGGGGACTCGTTCAACTCGTTGGCGGAAGCTTTCGGCATTACCATCGACGCTTTGTCGGAAGAGACAACGCTCTATGGTATTGAGGGGGTGTTGGCGCCTGGAATCGTTCTGCCGATTTCGCCCATTTCTTACACAACTGCGAGCGGTGACTCAGATACGCTCCAATCAGTCCTGGAACGGTTCGCCTCGCCATTGGATGCCTTCCTGAGCGTGGAAGAAAACCTTTCAGCGGCCGGACTCTTTTCCATGGATGGGAATCTCCGTTTTGCTATTGTCAATCTTACCACGTTGGACGTTGATGATATCTGGGATGTCATCCTTAGAACCGATACCCTCGGACAGATTGCCGGCATTGCCTCGCGCTTTATGATGCATGGCATGCGCCTGCCGAATGATAGAGGCTTGGCGCTTTCAACCGGATTTCTTTACGGTTCACCCTACTGGCCCGATACTCAGAGCGCCTATGGCTTATACCAGCTCACTGGGCAGCAATTTCCACTTTCCGCCAATGGAACGACCGTGTCGCTCACATTTTCCGATGCCACCGGTCCCTCATGGCTCACCTTCAACGATGGCGCAGGTGTGAACTTTGACATCTCTGACCAGATCAATTTGGCAAATGCCGTTACAACGTGGGCCAAGAACAACGGTTACAAGCCGAAAACTACCATCAACCGTGAACCGGGGATGGTGTTGTCGCCCCGAAAATTTACCATGGCTTCTCGCTCCCCGTGGACCGGCTCCAACGTCGCCGAGTTGGCGCGGGTTACCGCCATCCCGTCCGGATCGGATGCTGCCGCCGCCGCCACGGAAAACGCGCCCCAAGGGCAACCCTATCTTTGGGCACTGTCAAGCGGCCTGATGACATCTCTTGCCGACCGTCAGAAAAGGTTGACCGCACTTTGTGCGAATGTCGCCGATATGACCCCCTACCTGCCGCTCATGTTTCCGGTGGTCAGCGTTACCGATCCGGCCTCTTCCACAACCGGATATCTGCCGATAAAAGGGTACACCCTTGCCACCCGAATTGATTTCCGGGTCAAACGTCTCGCTCAACTCGATGATCTCGCGCCGCCGTTGCCGGATGCCAATGACATCGTACCCCCGGGACCCGGCAATGACGGAAGCAACGCACGAGCGCTGGCGCCCTTTGCCTATGAACTGGTGGGCCCGAGTCCGGCCGATGCAATTTTGTTGCAACGAATGCTGACCGCCATCGACAGCTTGGGAGAAAAGACGCTGAGCGACATTTTTCTACTCTACAATGATGAAAGTGACGGTAGTAACGGCCTGATGAACCGCGGAAAAAGTGAGTTTCTTTCATTTATTGTACAATCGAACCTCTCGACAGAGACAAACCCGCCGCCGATTCTGTTTGCCGCAAAGGACGCGGCTAAAGATGAAAAAGTATCCGGCATTGCAAATAGTCCGACCGACTTCGTCAAATTGATGTGGGAGCTTTCTACCGTCAATCAGGGCGGCTACTATCTCTACTATCAATCCTTTAAAGAAGGCGATGGTCTGCCGCCTGGCATATTTGATGACAGCGGGATAGCGGTGCTGACGATAGTGATTACCCTCGCCCGGAACGAGGCGTCGCCGGTAGGGCAGCGTGTTTTTGATTTCTGTAACGCCTTAGTCACCGTAGATACAATAGACCCGGAACGATCAATCGTCGCGCTTGAGGGGGTGTCGGATCCGGCCGTGGGAAAACCACTTTTGGGAACCGAGACCTTGGATGAATTGTCTGCGTGCTATGGGGTCAACCTCGGCGCCCTCGCTCGATCCAACAGGACAGTTATGTTTGCCTCGGGTGCTGTTATTCCGATAGCCGGACTTTATCGGGAATTGACGCCCGACGATTGCGCAGGTGGCAAAGATCCGATTCAGATGCTTGCCGATTATTATTCGGAGGGTGCTATCGAACCGATAACGAAACAGGATATACTCGACTACAATCCAGGAACCAAGGTAGAATCACTTTCGGTTTTTCGAATCCCCGCTTTTAATTACCGCGTCGAACCTGCCGCTGCACCCGGGGCTTCCTTCGCTGCTCTCGGCGATTACTACGGCATTTCCAACGATGCGTTGGGATACCAGGCTCGCAATGTGGCCAGGCTGTTCCCTGCCGGCGCTGTACTTACCATTGATACTGTTGTTTTCGACGCTCAACAGAATCTGGGGTGTGGGAACACCGGTATGTCAGTACTTCGCGAGCGGGGTTTTGAACCGGATCCCTCTCATTCCGACACCTACCCGATCAACGAGTTGTTGCAACTCTACCAGTTGCTGTCGACCAATATCAGAGAGAATGCCTTCTACAACCGAAGCCCCAATACGGCATCTTTTGGCCCCCAGGATATGGACGATACGCATCATGAGCCAAACGGGACAGAGGCACGGATGCTCAAGAGCAGCTTGAACAGAGAATATCCGAAGCCTCGACGCTTGAGCCGCAGTTTTAGAGCGTCACAGGACAGCCATTTTCTTTATCAGCAAGCAGTAGCTGCCAATAATGCCTTCGCTACACTCAATGCGGCGGTCGTTCCTGAAAGCGCCATTTTACCTCAACCGGACGACAATCCCTACAGAGGAGTTGGAGGCATCCTTCAGTTCAATCTGTCATGGCAAGACCTTTTCGGCAATCAGATCCCGAATCCGTTATCCTTTCCGCAGCCAGGCGATCCCCCTCCGTACAGCGGGTTTCCGATGCCGATTCTGTACACAGATACCCTTATCCCGATCGAGCAGTGGAGCAATACAGAGACGGGCTACCGTTACCAAGGAACCAAGGGGTTGCCCGAACTCGTGGTTAACTTTACCCTCAACGTTAAACCATACTTGCCGAACGACACGAACACATTTGCCCTCAGACGATTGAACGCGACTCGCCACGGCGCTGATGAGCCCATATGGCTGCAGAACGCCAAAGCGGACCTGGCCGTGTACACGCGTGTCTTCTATCAATTAACCCAAAATTATGATGCTGCTGGAGTTCCCGGATTGAGCGGCAACGCGGTGTCGATTCGATTGGTCAACACTCTGCTTTCAGATAGGACCGGTTCTCAACCGGAAGGGTTGCACTCGTCACTCGTCAACTATGTCGAACAGTGCGTTCTCTACCTACAGGCGATTGTCGCCGCTGGCACTCCTGTCGAAGCGCCGTCTGCCGTCCTCACCGCTTCGGTTCAGCTCAAGGACGTGTCGGACGACGATATCATTCAAGTGTCGGTAGCATTGGTTTTGGAACGACAGGGCCTCTTGTGCGACCCGGCATTGCGAGGTCTTGGGAATCTCGGCCTCCGGGTCGAATCTATTATTCCTGCCGTTACCGAAGCGCCCGCTTCAACGGTGCAAAGCGATGTGATTGATCAAGACACTGACACGACCCCCTCCCTCGTTCCTTTCGCGAGAGGGATGGAGTCCGTGTTTGCCACCGATGACTGGTGCCTACGTATTGGTGTCGGTTCCGTCGATCCGGCCAGCACCGTTCAATCAAGAACACCCAGTCTCTGGGCTGTTCGGATGAGCCTTTCGGGCGCCACCAGCGCCAGTGGTCTTGACTTTACCATCGGCGCCAATCCGCTCCACTATGCGCCGAGGCTGGTGGCCACCGCTTTAAAGACTTTCAATGCCGATATTGCACCTTACGAAACCGGTCAACCGTTCCCCGCCGGGAACCCGCAGAGGATTTCATTCAGCGGAGTCGACCCGAATCAGTGGTATGCGGACTTTCTAACAGCGGTGGATACTTTTTTAACGCCACCCTACACAACCTCTGTCTTTGTTTTTGATAAATTGTTGAATCTGGACGACGGCGCGAATGCTTCGGGAAATAAAGGTTACTTGGCCAAAATGCTTGACTATAAAGCAGACCTGGCCGAGTCGATGGCGACAACGTTGTTGTCAATATATGCTAATTCCAGTGACAATTCTCACCTTAAGAGGGCAGCGGCAGAGAAATTCAAGCAGGCACTCCTTGGCAAACTGTCCACCGCAAACACCCTCACGTCGATTTCGGTTTTTCCGGTGACCGGCGCCAAGTACGACAAATCATTGAATAAAGATGTGGTGAGTCCGCCGAGATTCTATGGGCAACCTCAAGCCACAACGGTAAAGGATCCGGAACAGAAAAAAAACAACTACTCATTCTCCACTGCCAAAGTCCCGTTGACCAAATCTACCGAGGAAGGTAACAGCGCCTTGGCATTTCTTTTTGATTCCCGACACGCAACCCGGGGTGCATTCGTCACAATGGATCTCGCATATTCATTGACCCATTTGGAGTTTGATATACGCAATGTGTCGGGGATAAAAAAATACGAGCAATCGAATTGGATATCGTTTCTGACTGGGCCGTATAAACGTCACATCGGCGATGCAGGAAAGGATTTCACCTTTCCCATTCTCTTGCGGGCCCTGCCTACGCCTCCAACTATGGTGGCGCAGAGCGGGTCACCGATTAAGACAAGTAAAGACGGGTATGCCGCAGTTTCCGATGGCGCCGAGGCGAGTGATCTGCGACGTTGGTCGTATGAGTTCAGCTACTTGGGCAGCCGAGCCGCCCAGGACCGGATGTTGGTCACCGTTGAATTCAACCGACCGCCAGATACAAAAGATATATTGAACGCCTCGAGTAAATCAACCGCCGAGGAGCTTTACAGAGCATTGGCTCAATTCCAGGCGATCTACCCCGCTGTGGCGCAGGATCTGGATACCTACCTGCGTCCGTTAAACGGTGACAGCGATCCGACCGCGCAAGAGATGCTCGACGCCCAATACGCGTTAGCCGCTCTGGATAACGTTGTTAAAAACGTTACTGATAAATACAAAGCGTGGGTGAATTCCTCTATAAAAATGGCAGAAGACGAGTCAGCACCGCGGGTAGTCTATCAGTTTGAAGTCGGATTGAATGAAAGCACCGATGCTGACAATCGGGCAATCGTCGAAGTTGTGCCGCTTTCGTTTACCCTGGACAATAAAAGCGCCACCAACTTTTTACCAGTGGCCCACGTGGAGGTTGACCCGAAAAACTACGACGCCGAACTGGTGTCGTCTACTGAAGCGGGTTTTGCGACCTACCAGTATCGTCTCAAAGACGACAACGGAGAAGAACCAACGTACCTGAGCTATGACAAGGCATTGACTATAGCGAAGCGCACCATCCAGTTTCCCAGGCTGGACCTCTTTGCACTGCAAAGCGGATGGTCCGCAGTGCAAGT